Proteins encoded in a region of the Nonomuraea helvata genome:
- a CDS encoding serine/threonine-protein kinase translates to MRLLGEGGQGAVYLAESPAGGPVAIKVLHGRLAADPEVRRRFLREAKVAASVAPFCTARVIGTGTLGVQPYIVSEYVPGPSLDALVRGDGPRTGGGLDRLAISTLTALASIHRAGIVHRDFKPGNVILGPEGPVVIDFGIARTLDAVTTTNQVTGTPAYMSPEQLSDQPLTPASDMFSWASTMVFAATGRMAFTGGSVPAVLHAILHNPPDLSGVPEPLRAMVAACLAKNPADRPTTEQLLRDLTSGDGAVRPGGGAERMLADMVRPSLPAVSVAPSALNGTMAEPRRSRGPLLAAGAVLVALAVAAGLLLVPSWPARDEGGGDKAAATSSAVARPVLDLAAYPTVDVADGFDGAARYDGYQIYSDEVMPRIKAEGGRLTCEAQVPFYGWYALPGAPSSGDTVSMITLGGFAGTGKQEDSVFVGRIKDNINYIGAWYNHTRKEVGIDILVDGKWRHAPNSASLSLAPGDRLALVLSGGTTVTSYAETGGAWRRLTTVNLDLKATPQEWTRWRHGFALRATTGTVTLDAAEGYSAAG, encoded by the coding sequence GTGCGGCTGCTCGGTGAAGGCGGGCAGGGCGCGGTCTATCTGGCGGAGTCGCCCGCCGGGGGGCCAGTGGCGATCAAGGTGCTGCACGGGCGGCTCGCCGCCGATCCGGAGGTCCGGCGCCGGTTTCTGCGCGAGGCGAAGGTCGCCGCCAGCGTCGCGCCGTTCTGCACGGCGCGGGTGATCGGCACCGGGACGCTGGGTGTGCAGCCGTACATCGTCAGCGAGTACGTTCCCGGCCCGTCGCTGGACGCCCTGGTACGCGGGGATGGGCCGCGCACCGGAGGCGGGCTGGACCGACTGGCGATCAGTACGCTGACCGCCCTCGCCTCGATCCACCGCGCCGGCATCGTGCACCGCGATTTCAAGCCGGGCAACGTGATCCTCGGCCCCGAGGGGCCTGTCGTGATCGACTTCGGCATCGCCCGCACACTCGACGCCGTGACCACCACCAACCAGGTGACCGGCACCCCGGCGTACATGTCGCCGGAACAGCTCAGCGACCAGCCGCTCACGCCGGCCTCGGACATGTTCTCTTGGGCGAGCACGATGGTGTTCGCGGCGACCGGGCGCATGGCCTTCACCGGCGGCAGCGTCCCGGCGGTCCTGCATGCCATCCTGCACAATCCGCCCGACCTGTCCGGGGTGCCCGAGCCGCTGCGCGCGATGGTGGCGGCCTGCCTGGCCAAGAACCCCGCCGACCGGCCGACCACCGAGCAGCTGCTGCGCGACCTCACCTCCGGCGACGGCGCCGTACGCCCCGGCGGCGGGGCCGAACGCATGCTCGCCGACATGGTGCGGCCCAGCCTGCCGGCGGTGTCCGTCGCGCCCTCGGCCCTGAACGGGACGATGGCGGAACCCAGGCGCTCTCGCGGGCCGCTGCTCGCGGCCGGGGCCGTGCTGGTGGCGCTGGCCGTCGCCGCGGGCTTACTGCTCGTGCCCTCATGGCCGGCCAGGGACGAGGGCGGCGGTGACAAGGCCGCGGCCACCTCGTCCGCCGTGGCCCGGCCGGTGCTCGACCTCGCGGCGTACCCGACGGTCGACGTGGCCGACGGCTTCGACGGCGCCGCGCGCTACGACGGCTACCAGATCTACAGCGACGAGGTGATGCCGCGGATCAAGGCAGAGGGCGGCAGGCTCACCTGCGAAGCTCAGGTCCCGTTCTACGGCTGGTACGCCCTGCCCGGGGCACCGTCCTCCGGCGACACGGTCAGCATGATCACCCTGGGCGGTTTCGCGGGCACCGGCAAGCAGGAAGACAGCGTGTTCGTCGGCCGGATCAAGGACAATATCAACTACATCGGCGCCTGGTACAACCACACCCGCAAGGAGGTCGGCATCGACATACTGGTCGACGGCAAGTGGCGCCACGCCCCCAACAGCGCCAGCCTGTCACTCGCGCCCGGAGACCGCCTCGCCCTGGTGCTGTCGGGCGGCACCACGGTCACCTCGTACGCCGAGACAGGCGGCGCCTGGCGCCGCCTGACCACCGTCAACCTCGACCTGAAGGCCACGCCGCAGGAGTGGACGCGGTGGCGCCACGGGTTCGCCCTGCGCGCCACGACCGGCACGGTCACCCTGGACGCCGCCGAGGGGTACAGCGCCGCCGGCTGA